The proteins below are encoded in one region of Paenibacillus albus:
- a CDS encoding hemolysin family protein, translating into MHEFEFGKIVLNVCIVLFLVLLNGFFVAAEFSLVKVRQSRLTQLSNEGHTRAKYALTVNKKLDAYLSATQFGITLASLALGWVGEPAITDLIVEPIFAAVGLSDGPVMHTISVAIGFLVITFLHIVLGELAPKSLAIQKSEATSLWLSMPLLYFYRMFLPFIWALNGSANALLRFIGVEPASEHDSAHTEEEIRILMDQSAKSGIINKEELQLFDNIFEFSDRLAREVMLPRTDMDCLYADQSFADNMKHVYATKHTRYPVCVEDKDQLIGFVHITDLLTADPDEELSLRQFLRPILNVPESMEISHVLKLMQRKHSQLAIVVDEYGGTAGMLTTESILEEIVGEIHDEFDNEQPNVVVNGDITSVDGRMLIEEMNDLFNLDIEDDDVDTIGGWLFTKLEGNPVVGKKIMTGGYVFEVAESERLRVLRVHIYAAPKEAEQDGAAAEEQEQE; encoded by the coding sequence GTGCATGAATTTGAATTCGGTAAGATTGTACTCAATGTTTGTATTGTCCTTTTTCTTGTATTGCTAAACGGTTTCTTCGTTGCGGCGGAATTCTCGCTTGTCAAAGTGCGGCAATCCCGCTTGACACAGCTGTCCAATGAAGGGCATACGCGCGCTAAATACGCGCTGACAGTAAACAAAAAGCTGGACGCTTATCTATCCGCGACCCAGTTCGGAATTACGCTCGCATCGCTTGCGCTTGGTTGGGTAGGCGAGCCGGCCATTACAGATCTTATCGTTGAACCCATCTTCGCTGCTGTCGGACTGTCAGACGGACCGGTTATGCACACCATATCGGTCGCAATCGGCTTCTTGGTTATTACCTTCCTACATATCGTGCTTGGTGAGCTAGCGCCGAAGTCGCTTGCGATTCAGAAGTCCGAAGCGACGTCACTTTGGCTGTCGATGCCTCTGCTCTACTTTTACCGGATGTTCCTTCCGTTTATTTGGGCGCTGAACGGCTCGGCGAATGCATTGCTGCGCTTCATCGGGGTCGAGCCGGCAAGCGAGCATGATTCCGCACATACCGAGGAAGAAATTCGAATTCTGATGGATCAGAGCGCGAAGAGCGGCATAATTAACAAAGAAGAGCTGCAGCTGTTCGATAATATATTCGAGTTCTCTGACCGGCTTGCACGCGAGGTCATGCTGCCGCGTACCGATATGGACTGCCTGTATGCAGACCAATCTTTTGCCGATAATATGAAGCATGTGTATGCGACGAAGCATACACGTTATCCGGTCTGCGTGGAGGATAAGGATCAATTGATCGGCTTCGTACATATTACGGATCTGCTGACAGCGGATCCGGATGAAGAATTATCGCTGCGCCAATTTCTACGTCCGATATTGAATGTGCCGGAATCGATGGAGATTAGCCATGTGCTGAAGCTTATGCAGCGCAAGCACTCGCAGCTAGCGATCGTTGTCGACGAGTACGGCGGTACCGCAGGCATGTTGACGACGGAGTCGATTCTTGAAGAAATTGTCGGCGAAATTCATGACGAATTTGATAATGAACAACCGAATGTTGTCGTGAATGGCGACATCACTTCGGTAGACGGCCGGATGTTGATCGAAGAGATGAACGATCTATTCAATCTGGATATTGAAGATGATGATGTGGATACTATCGGTGGCTGGCTGTTCACGAAGCTGGAAGGCAATCCTGTCGTCGGCAAGA